A stretch of Miscanthus floridulus cultivar M001 chromosome 13, ASM1932011v1, whole genome shotgun sequence DNA encodes these proteins:
- the LOC136500355 gene encoding glycine-rich cell wall structural protein 1.8-like: protein MDVSTTGSAISSFLFLAFVCLATTLPLSANARHFPHKYGGTSSSAMINGNNKLSWPLLPWKKSGSSHGSGSGHGFGWSISHNGSDTNIGFGGGVGGGVGTNRSGGSSAGGGAGLGVDISIGKGGVDVAIGVAGGGAVSTANGSASVGAGGGEGVGIHFGTDGVTVTHGGSADVGVGGASGSGTGVGRAGSAVGSAHGSGDASGGTGSGGGSGACSGQGGYGGGGGGGTGSSGGGHP from the coding sequence atGGATGTCTCTACTACCGGCAGTGCCATCAGCTCCTTCCTCTTCCTCGCATTTGTATGCTTGGCTACAACTCTCCCTCTCTCCGCCAACGCAAGACATTTCCCGCACAAGTATGGCGGCACAAGCTCTAGCGCCATGATCAATGGCAACAACAAGCTCTCCTGGCCACTGTTACCATGGAAGAAGTCCGGCAGCAGCCATGGCTCAGGGAGCGGCCACGGGTTCGGCTGGTCCATCTCACACAATGGGTCGGACACCAACATCGGATTCGGTGGCGGTGTTGGTGGCGGCGTCGGTACAAACCGCTCCGGCGGCTCGAGCGCGGGCGGCGGAGCTGGCCTTGGGGTCGACATCAGCATCGGCAAGGGTGGAGTGGACGTGGCGATTGGTGTGGCCGGAGGCGGTGCCGTCAGTACCGCCAACGGCAGCGCGAGTGTCGGCGCTGGTGGTGGAGAAGGCGTTGGAATCCACTTCGGCACAGATGGCGTGACCGTCACCCATGGCGGTAGCGCTGACGTGGGCGTTGGCGGCGCATCAGGCAGCGGAACCGGCGTTGGACGTGCCGGCAGTGCTGTGGGTAGCGCCCATGGCTCTGGAGATGCAAGCGGTGGAACAGGGAGCGGCGGAGGGAGTGGAGCTTGCTCTGGACAGGGTGGctatggaggtggcggcggcggcggcaccggaAGCAGTGGTGGCGGCCATCCGTGA